The Synechococcus sp. RS9916 DNA segment ATTGCCGTTCAAGCCGCCAGCGCCCGCGGTGATGCCCTCGATCACGTGCTTCTCTATGGCCCTCCCGGGCTCGGCAAGACCACCATGGCGCTGGTGTTGGCCGAAGAGCTGGGGGTGACCTGCCGGATCACCAGTGCGCCAGCCCTCGAACGCCCCCGCGACATCGTTGGTCTGTTGGTGAATCTGCAGCCACGGGAACTGCTGTTTATCGATGAGATTCACCGGCTCACCCGGGTCGCGGAGGAGCTGCTCTATCCGGCGATGGAAGATCGCCGTCTTGATCTCACCGTGGGCAAGGGCAGCACGGCGCGCACCCGCACCTTGGATCTGCCTCCCTTCACGCTGGTCGGTGCCACCACTCGGGCGGGATCGCTTAGTTCGCCGCTGCGGGATCGTTTTGGCCTGATCCAGCGCCTCGAGTTTTACGGCCAGGAGGATCTCGAAGCGATTGTGGAGCGGGCTGCCGGCTTGCTCGGCTTGAAGCTGTCGCCTCAGGGCTGCACCGAAATCGCACGGCGTTGCCGGGGCACGCCGCGGATTGCCAATCGCCTGCTGCGGCGGGTGCGCGATGTGGCCAGCGTGCGGGGGGCAGCCTCAGGTGATCCCGTCGAGGCGACGGTGATTGATGCCGAGCTGGTGGATGAAGCCCTCAGCCTGCATCGGGTGGATGGCCGTGGCCTGGATGCCAGTGATCGCCGCCTGCTGGAGCTGTTGCTTCAGGGGCATGGCGGTGGGCCGGTGGGTCTCGACACCCTTGCAGCGGCCCTCGGTGAAGATTCCACCACTCTGGAAACTGTGGTGGAGCCCTATCTGTTGCAGCTCGGTTTCCTGCAGCGCACGCCCCGTGGCCGCGTCGTCACTGCTGCCGGTCGGCGCCATCTTGGTTGGCCTGTCGATGGAGATCCCGCATCGGGCCAGGAGGTGGCATGACGCGTCTGTGGGCTCTTGTGCTGGTGCTGCTCATGGCCTGGGGTGCGGTTCCTCGCCCTGTCTTCGCGACGCCTGGACTCGATCAGGCCCTGTTTGACCAAGCCCTTCAGGCCAGCCGCAACGGTGACATCGCCGAAGCACTGCCGCTTTGGAATCGGTATCTCGATGCTCATCCAGGTGATGCAGCGGCCCTGAGCAACCGCGGCAATGTGCGCCTGGTGTTGGGGGATGCCGAGGGAGCGATCCGTGATCAGAGCCGCTCGCTCGAGCTGTCACCAGACGAGATTGATCCCCATCTGAACCGCGGAACGGCGGAGGAAGCGCTGCAGCAATGGGATGCAGCGGCTGCCGATTACGACTGGATCCTGGAGCGCGATCCCGCTGAAGCGTCCGCCCTCTACAACCTCGGCAATGTGCGTGGATCCCAGCAAGACTGGACGATGGCTGCTGATCTCTACAACCATGCCGCCCTGGCCAGACCAGGATTTGCCATGGCCCGTTCCAGCGAAGCGATGGCGCGCTACCAACTGGAGCAGTTCGAGCAGGCTGAACGGGAGTTGCGCAATCTGATCCGCCGCTATCCGATGTTTGCTGATGCCCGTGCCGGTTTGAGTGCGCTGCTGTGGAAACAGGGCCAGGGGGGAGAAGCGGAAAGTCATTGGGCCGCGGCATCGGGTCTCGACCCTCGCTATCGCCAGGCCGACTGGCTGCTGTCGGTGCGGCGCTGGCCGCCTGGTCCCACCGCCGACCTGATGGCGTTTCTGGATCTGAAGTCTTGATGAGCGTCACGCCCTGCTGGCAACCGGCTCTGGAGAGGGATTTGCCCGGTTTGCTGGAGCTCCGCCGCCATCTGCATGCCCACCCTGAGCTCAGCGGTGAGGAGCACCAGACTGCAGCGCTGGTGGCCGGAGAACTGCGCCAGCAAGGGTGGCAGGTCCGGGAAGCGGTGGGCCGTACGGGCGTGGTGGCGGATCTTGGCCCTGTGCAAGGGGCCCGCGTTGGTCTTCGGGTGGACATGGATGCCCTGCCGGTGGAGGAGCACACCGATCTGCCCTACGCCTCCCGTCGTCAGGGGGTGATGCATGCCTGTGGTCATGACCTGCACACCTGCATCGGTCTCGGAGTGGCCCGGATGCTGGCGGTGCAGCATGCCGAGACTCCCCTGCAGCGCGGCGTGCGGCTGTTGTTCCAGCCGGCCGAAGAGCTGGCAACGGGTGCTCGCTGGATGCGTGACGACGGTGCTCTGGACGGTCTCAGCGCTCTCTATGGGGTGCATGTCTTCCCGTCGCTGATGGTGGGCACCGTGGGAGTGCGCAGCGGCAGCCTCACGGCTGCGGCGGGCGAGTTGTCGATTGAGGTGATTGGTGAGGGAGGCCATGGGGCCCGGCCCCATCAGTCGGTGGATGCGATCTGGATTGCATCCCGCGTGGTCACGGGGCTGCAGGAAGCGATCAGCCGCCGGCTGGATGCCCTTCACCCGGTGGTGGTGAGCTTCGGGCGCATTGAAGGAGGTCGCGCGTTCAACGTGATTGCTGATCGGGTTTCGTTGCTGGGCACCCTGCGCTGCCTCGATGGCGAGCTGCATGAACGCCTGCCGGGCTGGATTGAGGAGACCGTGAAGGCGATCTGCGCCAGCTTCGGGGCCACCGCTGAGGTCCGCTACCGCTGCATCGCGCCACCGGTGCTCAACGATCCCGCCCTGACCGAGCTGTTGGAGCGTTGCGCCATCGACGAGCTGGGGAAGGCTCAGGTGTTGCGGCTCGATCAACCGTCCCTGGGTGCCGAGGATTTCGCCGAACTGGTCCAGACCATTCCCGGCAGCATGTTCCGCCTTGGAGTCGCAGGGCCTGAGGGTTGTGCACCGCTGCATAACGGTCGCTTTTGCCCGGATGAAGCCAGCCTGGGGGTGGGCATTCGGGTGCTCACGGCCACCTTGTTGGCGTGGATGGGGGAGCCGGCCCAGGAGCCATCGTCATGAGCCGGCCGCGCTACCCCGTCGGTCATGTTTGGTTGTCGTTGGCTGCGCCGCTGCTCACCGTGCTGGGCCTGGTGGCGTTGCTGCAGCGCCAGGGCAACGATCGGCTTCAGGCTTTGCCTGCCATCCTGGTGGGCATCGGTCTGGTGATCAGTGCGGTGGTGGGTCGCCGCCGGCGCCGCCGCCGCTTGCTGCTGGCCCTGCGCAGCACGGCGACCGAGCGTCCCGACTCTCAGCCCCCGCGATGACCTCCATGCCCGAGTCCCAGCCGTTGCCTGACCCTGAGGCGCTGAGGGAAGCGATTGGTTCAGGGGATCCCATGCGGGCCTTGCCGTCCCTGGCTCGGCTGCGGGAATTCCCATCCACCGACGATGACGCCTTGGTGGTGCCCTTGTTGATCTTGGGCAGTGAGCAGTCAGCCTTTGTGGTGCGCTCCCTCAGTTGCAGTGGTCTGGGCATGCGCCGCAATGAGCAGGGTTGGGCTGTGTTGACCCGGTTGGTGTCTGCGGATGAGGACGCCAATGTGCGCGCGGAAGCCGCCAATGCCCTGGCCAGTTTTGGGGTGGAGCGCTCCTGGACCTTGCTGCGCGAGCGCTTTGTCGTTGATGACGCCTGGCTGGTGCGCTGCAGCATCCTGTCGGCCTTCGCCGAGGACCCGTCGATCAACCCGGCCTGGTTGTTGGACCTGGCGCAGCTGGCGATCAACGATGGCGATGGCACCGTTCGGGTGGGTGGCGCTGAAATCCTGGGGCGCCTGGTCCATGACAGCGCTCCCCAGGCGGCCGAGGCCCGCGCTTTGCTGCAGGAGTTGCAGCGGGACGGGGATCACCGGGTGGTGGCTGCTGCCCTGAATGGGTTGCAGAGCTGAGCAGGCGGCGCTTGCTAGGTTTTACGTACCACTAGGGGTGCCAGTTTCGTTGCTTTAACGGCCTGGCTGAGATCACACCCTCCGCACCTGATCCGGGTCATGCCGGCGCAGGGAAGTGACCAAGCGTGATCACCGGCCTGCCGGCCCCTGGGCGTCCCATCGCTCTTGTCTCATGCGTGCTTCCTGGGTGTCGGCTCGAAAGGGTCAGGCCAATGTGTCCCAGATGCATTACGCCCGTCAGGGCCTGATTACCGAGGAAATGGCCCATGTGGCCAAGCGCGAGAACCTCCCTGAGTCGCTGATCATGGAGGAGGTTGCTCGGGGACGGATGATCATCCCCGCCAACATCAACCACACCAACCTGGAGCCGATGGCGATCGGCATTGCCAGCAAGTGCAAGGTGAACGCCAACATCGGTGCGTCGCCCAATGCGTCCGATGCAGCTGAGGAAGTCAAGAAGCTGCAGCTGGCCGTCAAATACGGTGCCGACACCGTGATGGATCTCTCCACCGGTGGCGTCAACCTCGATGAGGTGCGCACGGCGATCATCAATGCGTCCCCTGTGCCCATCGGCACGGTGCCCGTCTATCAGGCCCTTGAGAGCGTGCATGGCTCGATTGAGCGCCTCTCGGAAGACGACTTCCTGCACATCATCGAGAAGCACTGCCAGCAAGGCGTCGATTATCAGACCATCCACGCGGGTCTGCTGATTGAGCACCTGCCCAAGGTGAAGGGCCGCATCACCGGCATTGTGAGCCGGGGTGGCGGCATCCTGGCTCAGTGGATGCTGTATCACCACAAGCAGAACCCGCTGTACACGCGCTTCGACGACATCTGCGAGATCTTCAAGCGCTACGACTGCACCTTCTCGCTGGGTGACTCCCTGCGCCCTGGTTGTCAGCATGATGCTTCGGACGCTGCCCAGTTGGCCGAATTGCACACCCTCGGGGAACTGACCCGTCGCGCTTGGCAGCACGACGTGCAGGTGATGGTGGAAGGTCCGGGTCACGTGCCCCTCGATCAGATCGAGTTCAACGTCAAGAAGCAGATGGAGGAGTGCAGCGAGGCACCCTTCTATGTGCTCGGTCCTTTGGTCACCGATATCGCCCCGGGTTATGACCACATCACCTCAGCGATTGGTGCGGCCATGGCCGGTTGGCACGGCACCGCGATGCTCTGCTACGTGACCCCCAAGGAGCACCTCGGTCTGCCCAATGCAGACGACGTGCGTGAAGGCTTGATCGCGTACAAAATCGCGGCCCATGCCGCAGACATTGCTCGTCACCGTCCTGGTGCACGCGATCGCGATGATGAGCTCAGCCGTGCCCGTTACAACTTCGACTGGAACAAGCAGTTCGAGTTGTCCTTGGATCCCGAGCGAGCCAAGGAATATCACGACGAAACCCTGCCGGCTGACATCTACAAGCAGGCCGAGTTCTGCTCCATGTGCGGACCCAAGCACTGCCCGATGCAGACCAAGATCACCGATGCCGATCTTGAAGGCCTCGAGGATGTGCTCAAGGCCCAGGGTGCCGCTGAGTTCACTGCGGTGAAGCAGGACAAGGCTTGATCCTCAGCCCTCAGGAGGCTTCAGCTCAAACGTCTTCACCCCCGGTGTCACCACCGGGGGTTTTTTGATGGCGAGGACTGCACTGATGGTTCTCATGTCTTGTGTGCAGCCCCGCGTCTGGATTGCGTGAGGGCCTGTCATTGGGCTGGATGAGCCCTGGGGCGGATGGGCTTTGCGCTTTCAGTGCTCCCGTGAACCCTTGGCAGCACGTTGCCGAAACAGGTTGTAGCCATGAAAAAAGCCCTCCCGAAGGAGGGCTGAAGCATTCAACAGAACGCGGGTGTGTGGGCTCAGCCCAGCAGTGCCTTGGACTTGGCCACCACGTTGTCGACAGTGAAGCCAAACTTCTCCATGCAGACGCCGCCGGGGGCGGAAGCACCAAAGCGGTTCATGGTCACGCTGTCGCCATCGAGGCCGATGAAACGGTGCCAACCGAAGGCTTCTGCTGCTTCCACCACGATGCGCTTGCGCACGGCGGAGGGGAGCACCTGCTCCTTGTAGGCGTCGCTTTGCTCGTCGAACAGCTCCACACAGGGCATGGACACCACGCGCACTTTCTTGCCTTCAGCGCTCAGCTGCTTGGCAGCCTGGACGCAGAGGTCGAGTTCGGTGCCGGTACCGATCAGGATCAGCTCAGGGGTGCCCTCGCAGTCTTCGAGGATGTAGCCGCCGAAGGCCACTTTCTCGATCGAGGAGTTGGCCTGGTTGACCATTCCCTGACGGCTGAGGCACAGAGCGCTGGGGCGTTTGCGGTTCTCAATCGCCAGCTTGTAGGAACCGCTGGTTTCGTTGCCGTCGCCCGGGCGGAACACCAGCATGTTGGGCATCGCCCGTAGGGAGGGGATGGTCTCGATCGGCTGGTGGGTGGGGCCGTCTTCGCCCACGCCGATGGAGTCGTGGGTGAGCACGTAGATCACGCCCAGTTCGCTCAGCGCCGAGAGGCGCATGGAGCCGCGCATGTAATCGGCGAAGACCAGGAACGTGCCGCCGTAGGGGATCAGACCGCTGTTGTGGTACGCGATGCCGTTGAGGATCGCGGCCATGGCGTGCTCGCGCACACCGAAGTGCAGATAGCGCTTGTCGGGGCTGTCGGCCTGGAAGGAACCGGTCTCGCCCTTGATGTCGGTGTAGTTGGAGTGGGTGAGGTCAGCGGAGCCGCCAATCAGTTCGGGCAGGTTGGGGCCCAGAGCACCCAGACAGATCTGGGAGTGCTTACGAGTGGCTAAGCCGCCATCTTCAGGGGTGTAGGTGGGGAGATCCTTGTCCCAGCCCTCAGGCAGTTCGCCGCGCAGCATGCGCTCGAACAGTGCTGCTTCAGCGGGGTACTGCGTGCGGTAGGTGGCCAGGGTCTGGTTCCACTCGGCCTCGAGGCTGGCGCCGCGCTCGATGGCTTGGCGGAACTGGTCGTAGGCCTCCTGGGGCACCTCGAAGGGGCCGTAGTTCCAGTTGAGCTGCTGACGGGTCAGAGCGGTTTCGTCATCACCCAGAGGAGCACCGTGCACACCGGCGGTGTCGCTCTTGTTGGGGGAGCCGTAGCCGATGGTGGTGGTCACCTTGATGATCGAAGGCTTGTCGGTGACAGCCTTGGCGGCCTCAATCGCCTTGGCGATGGCATCTACATCAGTGTTGCCATCGGCCACGTGCTGAACATGCCAGCCATAGGCCTCGTAGCGCTTGAGAACGTCCTCGGTAAAGGAGACGTCGGTGCGCCCATCAATGGTGATGTTGTTGTCGTCGTAGAGGGCGATCAGCTTGCCCAGCTTCAGGTGACCAGCGAGGGAGGCAGCTTCCGACGACACACCTTCTTGGTTGCAGCCGTCACCCATCACCACATACGTGTAGTGGTCGACGAGGTTGGCGTCGGGCTTGTTGAACTTGGCGGCCAGGTGGGCTTCAGCGATAGCCAGACCAACGGCGTTGGAGATGCCAGCGCCGAGAGGGCCGGTAGTCACTTCGACACCAGGTGTCTCAAAGGTTTCGGGGTGACCGGGTGCCTTGGAGCCCCACTGGCGGAAGGTCTTGATGTCGTCGATGGTCACCGAGTCGTACCCGGTGAGGTGGAGCAGTGCGTACAGCAGCATGCAGCCATGGCCGGCCGACAGCACGAAGCGGTCACGGTTGAACCACTTGGGGTTCTTGGGGTTGTGCTTCAGGAACTTGTCCCACAGCGCGTAGCCCATGGGTGCGCAGCCCATCGGGAGGCCGGGGTGGCCGCTCTTGGACTTGTTGATGGCGTCAACGGCCAGCATGCGGATGCTGTTGACGCAGAGCGTGTCGATGGATGCGGGCGCGGCGACCATGGCGTTGTGATGAAAAAGCGGTAAAAGATGTCGTCAGTCTGAAACAACGCGGTCAGCGGCCATGGAAGGCACGCTGATCGCTGCAGATTCAGGCCATGCGACGGAAGGCGAGGCAGACGTTGTGGCCGCCGAAGCCGAAGGAGTTGGACAGCACAGTGCCCAGTTTGAGCTCACGGGCCTGGTTGGGCACGACATCCAGATCACAGTCGGGATCGGGATTGCTGTGGTTGATGGTGGGAGGCACGACGCCGTTCTGCAGAGCCAGAACACAGGCCACAGCTTCAATGCCGCCAGAACCACCCAAGAGGTGACCGGTCATCGACTTGGTCGAACTGACTGCAATCTCCAAGGCCCTGGATCCGAGGGCGCTCTTGATAGCAGAGGTTTCGTTCTTGTCGTTGGCGGGGGTACTGGTGCCGTGGGCGTTGACGTAGTCGACGCTGTCAGCACTGATCTGGCCGTCCTCGAGGGCGAGGCGAATGGCGGCGGCGCCACCAACACCCCCTGGTGTTGGTGCGGTGATGTGGTGCGCATCGCAGGTGGTGCCGTAGCCGACCACTTCGGCCAAGATCGTGGCGCCACGGGCTTCCGCATGGGCCAGGGTCTCGAGCACGAGCACACCGGCGCCCTCGCCGATCACAAATCCATCGCGCTCCTTGTCGAACGGACGGCTTGCGGTGGCAGGGTCGTCGTTGCGGAATGACAGGGCCTTGGCACTGGCAAAACCGGCAACGCCAAGAGGCGTGATGGCGGATTCGGCTCCGCCGCAGACCATCACGTCAGCTTTGCCCAACTGCAGCAGTCGGAATGCATCGCCGATGGCATTGGAGCCGGCAGCGCAGGCGGTGGCCACAGCTGAACTGGGGCCTTTGGCACCCAAAGCAATCGCCGCGAGGCCTGTGGCCATGTTCGGGATCATCATCGGCACCGTGAACGGGCTCACCCGTCCAGGGCCTTTGCCTTCCAGCACGTGGGCTTGGGTCTCCATGGTGAGCAAGCCACCCACGCCGGAACCGATGCTGACGCCGATGCGATCCGCGTTGGCGTCGGTGATCGCTAGCCCGGCATCGGCCACGGCTTGCTTGGCCGCAACGACACCGAACTTGCAAAACCGATCCCAGCGTTTCGCTTCCTTGGCTTCGAGAAAGCCAGTGGGGTCAAAATCCTTGACCTCTGCGGCGAAGCGACAGGCGTGGGCAGAGGCATCAAACAGGGTGATTCCTGCGACGCCATTGCGACCTGAGCTGAGACCGTCCCAGTAGTCGGAGACGGTATTGCCAATTGGTGTCACCGCGCCGAGGCCGGTGACCACGACGCGTTGAAGACCCTCCACCATGCCGATCCTCAGGCCTGCTTGTCTTCGATGTACTTGACGGCGTCACCGACGGTGGTGATGCCCTCAGCGGCCTCATCGGGGATTTCGATGTCGAAGGCCTCTTCCAGGGCCATCACCAGTTCAACGGTGTCGAGGGAGTCAGCGCCCAGATCGTTCTGGAAGTTGGACTCCGGCTTGACCTCGCCGGCGTCGACGCTGAGCTGCTCCGCCACGATCGAACGGACTTTTTCGAGGATCGCTTCCTGGGACATATCCGTGAAGACGGGACGACGCATCCTACGGGCTTGACCAAGGCTGCTCTCGCACTGACGCCCGGTTTGTCGTTAACAACAGTGACGGCCCTGGGTCGATGGTGGTTCGGCTGAGGTCATGACGGGTACGTTTACGCCAAGCCATTTGTTCAGGACCGGACGCATGTCCCACGCCGTCAAGATCTACGACACCTGCATCGGCTGCACTCAGTGCGTGCGTGCCTGCCCTCTCGATGTGCTCGAGATGGTTCCTTGGGACGGTTGCAAGGCCGGTCAGATCGCTTCGTCTCCCCGCACTGAAGATTGTGTCGGTTGCAAGCGCTGTGAAACAGCTTGCCCGACCGATTTCCTCTCGATTCGCGTCTATCTCGGCGACGAAACCAGCCGCAGCATGGGTCTCGCATACTGATCACTGCCAAATAGGCCATAAGCTCAGCCCGGCGGACGCCGGGCTTTTTTTATATGTGCGGAATCGTTGCGGTGATCGGCTCCAGGGAGGCTTCCCCCCTGTTGTTGGAAGGCCTGCGGCAGCTGGAATATCGCGGTTACGACTCCGCTGGTGTGGCCACCGTTGAACACGGTGCTCTCCACTGCGTCCGTGCCAAGGGGAAGTTGGTCAATCTCACCGCTCGGGTCGACCAGGACGGGGCTCCGGGGCACTGCGGTATCGGTCATACCCGCTGGGCAACCCACGGCAAGCCCGAGGAGCACAACGCCCATCCCCATCGCAATGGGTCGGGGCGGGTTGCTGTGGTGCAGAACGGCATCATCGAGAACCACCGCAGCCTCAGGGATCAGCTCACGGCCACCGGAGTGGAGTTCCGCTCCGAAACCGACACCGAGGTGATTCCCCATCTGGTGGGTGCAGAGCTGGATCGCCGGGTGGCGGATGGTGCGGCGCCCACCGGCACGTTGTTGTTGGAGGCCGTCCAGACAGTGCTTCCCCAGCTGCAAGGGGCCTATGCCCTGGCGGTGATCTGGGCGGAGGTGCCTGGTTCGTTGGTGGTGGCCCGCCGCGCTGCTCCCTTGCTGATTGGCTTGGGAGAAGGTGAATTCATCTGCGCCAGCGACACGCCGGCCTTGGCGGGTCTGACCCGCACGATCCTGCCGATGGAAGACGGCGAGGTGGCTTTGCTCAGCCCCCTCGGGATTGAGCTCTACAACGAAGCGGGTGAACGCCAGCAGCGGACGCCCACGGTGTTGAGTAATCAGGAAGGGGTCGCTGACAAGCGCGATTTCCGCCACTTCATGCTCAAGGAAATCCATGAGCAGCCGGAAACCGCAGCGCTTTGGGTGGCGCGTCATCTGCCCGCGGGGCTGACGGCAAGGAATCCAGTGGCGTTGCCGTTCGAGGAGAGCTTCTACGACGGCGTGGAGCGCATTCAGATCCTGGCCTGCGGCACCAGCCGTCACGCAGCCCAGGTGGGTGCCTATCTGCTGGAGCAGTTTGCGGGCATCCCAGCCAGCGTCTTTTACGCCAGTGAGTTTCGCTACGCCCCACCGCCGCTGGCGCCGCACACCCTCACCATCGGTGTGACCCAGTCGGGGGAAACCGCAGACACCCTGGCGGCGCTGGCGATGGAAGCCGACCGCCGTCAGGCCCATGGCGATCCGGCCTTTGCCAGCCGTCAGCTGGGCATCACCAACCGTCCGGAAAGCTCCCTGGCCCGTCAGGTCGACGCCATCCTCGATATCGGGGCAGGCATTGAGGTGGGTGTGGCGGCCACCAAGACTTTCCTCGGCCAGCTGCTGGCGTTTTATGGCCTGGCTCTGGCTTTTGCTGCCCGTCGTCAGGGGCGTAGTGAAGCCGAGATCGCGAGGTTGATTGATGAGCTGCGCCAGCTTCCAGCCCAGCTGCGTCAGCTGGTGGATGAGCACGATCAGCGATCAGAAGCCTTGGCCCACCGCTTTGCCGACACCCAGGACGTGATCTTCCTCGGTCGGGGCATTAATTACCCCATCGCCTTGGAAGGGGCGTTGAAATTGAAGGAGATCAGCTACATCCACGCCGAGGGCTATCCCGCCGGCGAGATGAAGCACGGCCCGATCGCGTTGCTCGATTCCCGGGTGCCCGTGGTGTCGATTGCGGTGCCCGGGGTGGTGTTTGAGAAGGTGCTGAGCAATGCCCAGGAGGCCAAAGCCCGGGATGCCCGCCTGATTGGCGTGGCTCCCCAAGGCCCCGATACAGAGTTGTTCGATGATCTGCTGCCGGTACCGGAGGTGAGCGAGTGGATCAGCCCCCTGCTCACGGTGGTGCCGATGCAGCTGCTCAGCTATCACATCGCTGCCCACCGCGGCCTGGATGTGGATCAGCCCCGCAATCTGGCCAAGAGCGTCACGGTGGAGTGACGCGAAAGCTCGAGGTCACTGGGGTCTGTTCAATCCCAGGCGACCGCCGTCGTAGTTGGCTTGATCACGGACTTTGGAGCACCAATCCTGATGCTGTAGGTACCAGGCAACGGTGGCTGCCAGGCCTTGCTCCACGTTGTGCCGCGGCTGCCAGCCCAGTTCCTCAGTGATGCGGGTGGGATCGATGGCGTAGCGGCGATCGTGGCCGGGGCGATCGATCACCCGGGTGATCAGGTGTGCGTGTGGAGCGTTGTTGGGGTGATGCTGATCTAGCTGGTTGCAGATGGTCGTGACCACTTCCTTGTTGGTTTTCTCCCCATGGCCGCCAACGCAGTAGCTGCGTCCTGATTGGCCTCGACAAGCCGCCAGTAGCAGGGCGTCAACGTGATCTTCCACATAGAGCCAATCGCGCACATTCAGGCCATCGCCGTAGAGGGGGATGGGTTCACCGGCGGCGGCCTTAAGGGTGACCACGGGGATCAGTTTCTCGGGAAATTGCCACGGCCCGTAGTTGTTGGAGCAGTTGGTTAGCACCACCGGCAGGCCGAAGGTGTGATGCCAGGCCTGCACCAGGTGGTCGCTGGCTGCTTTGCTGGCTGAGTAGGGGCTCCTTGGGTCGTAAGGGGTTGTCTCAGAAAAGCGACCTTCAGCGCCGAGGGACCCGAATACCTCGTCGGTGCTGATGTGGTGCAACCGGAATGCTGCGGCCCTGGCCTCACTCAACCGCTCGACATGGCTGCGGACCGCCTGCAGCAGGTTGTAAGTGCCGGTGATGTTGCTGGAGATGAATTCGCCGGGGCCGGAGATCGAACGGTCGACATGGCTTTCGGCCGCTAAATGCATCACCAGGTCTGGATTGGCCTCGCGAACGGCGGCGTCCACGGCCTCTGCATCCTTGAGGTCGACGCATTGGAGCCGATGCCGGACGCCATCGGCCTCACCCTGCTCGGCCAGAACCTCCTGAATCGATGTCAGGTCGCTGGCGTATCCCATCTTGTCGAGATTGAACACGGTGGCGTCGCTGTCGCGCAGCAGCCGGCGCACCACTGCACCACCGATGAAGCCCGCACCACCGGTGACAAGGATGCGGCGGCGGTTCCCGAGCAGGTCTGCGGTGGAGGGCATGGTCTGGCTCATGAGGCAGGGAAAAGGACTGGAGGATTGCGAGGGGAGTGAGTCGAAATGCTTCAGGCGTTGGGGACCCGCTGGAGGATGTCGTGCAGGGCAGCTTGCCAGTGCTGGCAAGGCAGCTGCAGTGCGGCGCGCGTGCTGCAGCAATCGAGCAGGGAGTAGCTGGGCCGGCGTGCCGGTGTTGGGTAGTCGGCGGTCGTGATGGGTTTGACGTGGGCGGGTTGATCCAGCAGCCCCAGGTTCTGGCTGATGTCGCCAACCGCTACTGCGACGTCGTACCAGCTCGCCGCACCGGCATCACTCCAGTGCATTACAGGCGGCAGTTCAACGCCTTTGTTGTTGATGTTGATCGCCTGCCAGCAGGCCTGGGCGAGGTTGAGTGTGCTGCTGGGACAGCCCACTTGATCCGCCACCACAGCTAGCTCGTCACGTTCGCGGTGCAAGCGCAGCATGGTGAGGGCGAAATTCTTGCCTACGGGCCCGATCACCCAGCTGGTGCGCAGCACGAACCCTGTCCCCTGTCGTCCCAGTCGCTCTTGCACAGCCGCTTCTCCCGCGGCTTTCGACGCGCCATAAACGCCCAGGGGATCGCGGGCCTGGTCGACGGTGTAGGGGGAGCCTTGGTTGCCGTTGAAGACGAAATCAGTGCTCAGTTGCAGCATCCGACCGCCTCGCTCTCCCAAGGCATTAGCGAAGGCTTCCGGTGCTCCCGAATTGACGGCGTGGGCAAGATCCCGCTCCGATTCAGCCTTGTCCACAGCGGTGTAGGCACCGGCATTAAGCACCCAGTCGGGTTGATGGTGAAACACCGCATCGCGGCAGGCTTCTGCATCCGCTAAGTCAAACTCCTGGCGGCTGGTGGCGATCAGCTCAACACCCTCTGGGACTGAGGCGATAAGGGCTTGCCCCAGCTGACCGGCCGCTCCGGTGAGCAGAATTTTCATCAGAACACATCTCCGGTGCTGGTGGCAGCCTGAAAACTCGCAGCGTCTGCGTCTTTGTCAGACAGGCTCACAGCCGTGCCTTTCAGCTGGTGCACCGGCCAGGTAATCGCAAGGCTGGGATCGTCCCAGCGGATGGCGCGTTCGCAGTCTTTGTTCCAGAAGCCACGGGCCTTGTATTGCAC contains these protein-coding regions:
- the rfbB gene encoding dTDP-glucose 4,6-dehydratase, producing MSQTMPSTADLLGNRRRILVTGGAGFIGGAVVRRLLRDSDATVFNLDKMGYASDLTSIQEVLAEQGEADGVRHRLQCVDLKDAEAVDAAVREANPDLVMHLAAESHVDRSISGPGEFISSNITGTYNLLQAVRSHVERLSEARAAAFRLHHISTDEVFGSLGAEGRFSETTPYDPRSPYSASKAASDHLVQAWHHTFGLPVVLTNCSNNYGPWQFPEKLIPVVTLKAAAGEPIPLYGDGLNVRDWLYVEDHVDALLLAACRGQSGRSYCVGGHGEKTNKEVVTTICNQLDQHHPNNAPHAHLITRVIDRPGHDRRYAIDPTRITEELGWQPRHNVEQGLAATVAWYLQHQDWCSKVRDQANYDGGRLGLNRPQ
- the rfbD gene encoding dTDP-4-dehydrorhamnose reductase, with product MKILLTGAAGQLGQALIASVPEGVELIATSRQEFDLADAEACRDAVFHHQPDWVLNAGAYTAVDKAESERDLAHAVNSGAPEAFANALGERGGRMLQLSTDFVFNGNQGSPYTVDQARDPLGVYGASKAAGEAAVQERLGRQGTGFVLRTSWVIGPVGKNFALTMLRLHRERDELAVVADQVGCPSSTLNLAQACWQAININNKGVELPPVMHWSDAGAASWYDVAVAVGDISQNLGLLDQPAHVKPITTADYPTPARRPSYSLLDCCSTRAALQLPCQHWQAALHDILQRVPNA